DNA sequence from the Littorina saxatilis isolate snail1 linkage group LG9, US_GU_Lsax_2.0, whole genome shotgun sequence genome:
TGTCTAGaatgagttacgccaaaattccatgacgtCGATATGTCGTATGTTACCTGCATGTAAAGCTGTTTTGTAATATGCCATACGTCTTAAAGTCTATTCATCAAGGGCTGAACATGGAAGATTATGCATGACTTACCGGTAATTATAGCATTTCACGCAATTTGAAATCAGAGGAATGGTATCCGTAACGTAAGAAATCCTGGGATGAACAATTCATGGAAAGTATTGAAATGTAGGCATTTTTTATCTCGGATGAATGATTATGTGAAATGCACTATTAATATTTTTTCATCTGATCGCAAGGATGTCCTTTCAAATCACTGTAATGTTACTCCAACATAATTTTGTAAGGATATACAACCATGAAAAAGCACCAGAATCTAGATCATTGAAATATGCAATTCATTATTGATTGgacaaaacttgacaaaatcgTGATATTTGATCTGTCATTTTGATTGTGAATCATGTTTCTTTCTAAATTTTTACAGTtgtgaaaataaaacaatttcaaatgTAATGAGCTacaattttcttttgttttgagtgtgtgtgtgtgttttcgagtGTGTCAACTGGATGCGGACAACAGATTAGGAAGTGTGACATGTAAAGGGTCTATGTTGGCTGGTAGGGGTGTATATATTATATTCACGTTGAGACAATACTTTAAGGATATGATAGTCATCATTAGGGTCTTTAGTTTTCTATTATGTGGATCATTCAGACCCATATTTGTTAGGTCGAACAAATCTTTCAACAAAAGTATGGGTGATAATTATACACGGGCCACATCTTGAGGATTGTGCAGAGGAAAGCATGATTCTTGGTTGATTTAGTTGTTAGCGGCCTGTACGTTCTCTCTTTGGCTCTCACTCTCGTGTCCATCCTTTTCTCTGTGAtgccgtcacacacacacacacacacacacacacaatcatgcactctcacacacacacatacacacacatacacacacacacacggcacacacatgcatacacacacacgcacgcacgcacacacacaaacactcacacaaacacacacacacatgcatacacacacacgcacgcacacacacacgtacgcacgcacacacatacatacactcatcAACGCACGCATGTGCGCGCTCGTACACTAAAGGTAGAACTCTGAAAACTCTAGTTGATTCAAATACtatgttttctatttttgttcattttctctAAAACTTTGTTGTCTTTCTCATTGAACTATAATTAAGATCTGTGATATAGATCATTTCAGACCCTCCTGTACTTGAATGTTCCCcttcatttaaaaacaaacaaacattatttTTGCTCTGTACGTATTCCTCTCAAAATCGATTCAAGACAATCAGGCCTCTATGATTTTGATGGCTCtttcaaaattaattcataaacttcttcttcttcttcttctgcgttcgcgggctgaaactcccacgtacactcgtgttttttgcacgaatggaagtttacgtgtatgaccgttttttaccccgccatttaggcagccatacgccgttttcggaggaagcatgctgggtattttcgtgtttatataacccaccgaactctgacatggattacaggatttttttcgtgcgcacttggtcttgtgcttgcgtgtacacacgggggggtgttcggacaccgaggagagtctgcacacaaagttgactctgagaaataaatctctcgccgaacgtggggacgaactcacgctgacagcggccaactggatacaaatccagcgcgctaccgactgagctacatccccgcccaattCATAAACAAAATCTCTTCTGTACACAGAGCATCTGGGCTGTTTATGTGTGGTAGGTGAACAAgaggaggggtggtcttatcctatgtaaaaacTTGGCCGGactctgagatggtgagccgaattgtTCTCACGGGAAGAAGGAGAGTGCCTTTGAGAAACGACACGGATTAAATAAACGTCTTCCTGGCTCTCTTTCTTCCAAAGTGAAAGTTCTGACGTCAAAAACGAAACAAAGTTCGAGAAGACGTTACACTGAATTAATGCGAAAAATGCAATGCATGTTTCCCGAGGAACTGAACATCCATTTGGAGAACATATTTCGTTTTAGTGATGAATTTAGTCATGCACGTATCAGCAGTAGAACATTTCTAATAAAGTCACCGCCAGACTGCGCATGTATTGATATCGTATGTCATTCATTATTTCTCCCTTCACTATCCTGTCAGAGGTTGTACGGTGAGGACATCACCGCCTCTGCATGCCACTCACAGTCGTCCAGCTTGGTGAATTAGCAATGTATCGGTGTCGTATGTTATTAATTAGTTCTCTCTTTTTTACTGTCCTGTCAGAGGTTGTACGGTGAGGACATCACCGCCTCTGCAGGCCACCCACAGACGTCCAGCTTGGTCCACGTTGAGGGCAGTGGGCTGGATCAGTAGTGGGCAGTCCGGCAGCAGGTAGCTCAGGAAAACCAGGTCACCGTCCTCTACGCTGATCACGTGCAGGCAGTCGTTGGCGTCGTCCGACACTATAAGCACCTGCTGGGCCCCCAGCCAGTAGAAACACACGTCTGTGGGGCGAAAGGCTGGCGACGGTGGCGTGTACGTAGCCACAGGCTCCTCCTTGTTTCGGTTGTACAGCAACACACGTCTGTTGCTGAGTTGCTGGAGGCCGTCTTCTCTGGGAGAAAgaagttgttgctgttgtggttCTGTCAGGACGGCCAGGGTCTCGCTGGAAGAAGGGGAGGATTTTCCTCGAGGAGTTTTGCTCCTCATCGTAGCTGATGCTTTTCTGGTGGGTGTCTGACTCCCTTCCCTTTGGGTAGAGGCCGGTGTGTTTCTTTCTGATGGCTGGCCCGTGGGTGACGTTCTGTAGGTCACAGGGAAGTCTTTGGAAGCCACGTCGTGAGGGGGTTGAGAGTCTTCTTCGAGGACAGCAATAAGCTGCTGTGTGTCGTCCACGTCGTGCGCCAGGTGAGCCCCGACCCTGACCTTGAATTCGTCCATGGGCTTGGTCTTCCACGGGTCTTTGGAAACGACCTTCATGACCTTCATCTCGGCTTTGCCCGTCAGGTCGTTCTCCAGCCTGTAGTGCCACTGCTTGAATGACTTGTTGTAGGTCTTCACCCTCCCTGCTTCAGGAATGGGGTAGATGGCTTGGCCGTTGCCTTTGCTGATCCAGGAGACCTTGCCGATGGCGTCTTTAGCGACAACCAGGCGGGTTCCGTTCTCCTCGAACTTCTCGCCCGGAGCGTCGTGTCGCCTCCCACGCTGTGCGTACGATACGAGGACCTTGTCGTTGCCTGCAGGACACACGGAGTAGACCTCGATGTCTGTGTCCTCTCCGCAGCGAAACTTGTAGACAGCCGTCAGCTGTGAGCCGGAGTTGTCAGCGCTATCGTGGGACACGGTGCCGATGAAGTCCTTCAGACGTCTCGTCACCATGTGGCTGCTGACGTTAACCTTCAAATCCACGCGACCCACGTTTCTCCTCGGCACTGACGTCAGCGTTTCCTCCGCCAGGTGGCTCCACCTGCCGTCCTTCAGCTCCGTGGCAAGGGAGATCATATCGCAGCCAGCGCTGGAACTGATGGCTTGCTCCAGCCTCTGGTCCAAATTCCCAACCTCGTTTAGATTATTCCGCAACCGGTCCAGGTCTGCGTCCATTCCTCTCTCCAGAGGCGCAGCGAGAGCTCGCAACGAAGCTAACTCGTCGTCTCGCAGTTTGTCGGCCGCGGCGAGAACAGCAGCGTGTCTTGCCAGGACTGCAGTCTCCACGGTGTCTTTCTGCTCTTGTAGGAATTTCAGGTCACTCTTGACGCCTTCCGTGCGCAGTCTGACTTCCACCAGGGTTTTCTGCAGACGGGGCCAGTCCAGCACCAGCTCTTTCCGCTTGCGTTCCGCCACCACCTGCATGTCTT
Encoded proteins:
- the LOC138976033 gene encoding E3 ubiquitin-protein ligase TRIM7-like — its product is MASSSGGKETPDAESTTGKSNMTCAVCLEVYRDPKFLPCHHTFCARCIRGVAERSHGNVFPCPQCRKATPLPPEGVPALQSNFYFSAEDLERARNGKTCPTHSQKELEFFCVRCDLAICINCKLTKHEQHETEDMQVVAERKRKELVLDWPRLQKTLVEVRLRTEGVKSDLKFLQEQKDTVETAVLARHAAVLAAADKLRDDELASLRALAAPLERGMDADLDRLRNNLNEVGNLDQRLEQAISSSAGCDMISLATELKDGRWSHLAEETLTSVPRRNVGRVDLKVNVSSHMVTRRLKDFIGTVSHDSADNSGSQLTAVYKFRCGEDTDIEVYSVCPAGNDKVLVSYAQRGRRHDAPGEKFEENGTRLVVAKDAIGKVSWISKGNGQAIYPIPEAGRVKTYNKSFKQWHYRLENDLTGKAEMKVMKVVSKDPWKTKPMDEFKVRVGAHLAHDVDDTQQLIAVLEEDSQPPHDVASKDFPVTYRTSPTGQPSERNTPASTQREGSQTPTRKASATMRSKTPRGKSSPSSSETLAVLTEPQQQQLLSPREDGLQQLSNRRVLLYNRNKEEPVATYTPPSPAFRPTDVCFYWLGAQQVLIVSDDANDCLHVISVEDGDLVFLSYLLPDCPLLIQPTALNVDQAGRLWVACRGGDVLTVQPLTGQ